The Thalassophryne amazonica chromosome 18, fThaAma1.1, whole genome shotgun sequence DNA window TAAAAATTTAAGAACATAATTATAAGACCACACTCTGTAATTGTAGataagtggtggtggtgggggtggggtggaagGTAGATTTAGAATATTCAAAGGAAATCAAAAAATGCTTCTTAAATATAAGAATGAAGTTTGTTCATATTTtagctttttttaaatgaagtAGAAAGGAGGAAAATCTTACTTGATTTTAGTACATAAACTAAAATATTAGTAGACTTAAATATTAGTATATTGATGTGGTGGTGGAGGGGGGCACTGAAAGTGGAAAGAGCAAATGAGCAAAACTCAAAGGTGCCTAAAACAGTTCCACTGTATTGCAtattttgtaaatatgtaaaGGTTAATGGCAGCATTTACGAGATAGCTTTTAAAATGTTGAATATGAaaaagtgtgtgtatataatatacacacactcaaagtTTGCAATCATTTAAACTCTGTAATCTAATTTAAATATGACGTGGGAGGTGTTGTGAAATGTTCTGATGGTGTGAATCTGTGACATCATTTGGACGTGAGCCTCGGTCTGCGGGTGCTTGTctgtatttgggtgattcttagactacgggcacttattatgtcctctgatcatattgtatgaaaaacagaaaaaggggaaatttcacacttttatagttatctttacaatgaaagtgtgttaagaaatttgttctagtagtctatgatgactttttcacctttttttcagcatcattatatgcaaatattgccgttttgtgcttgtcccacacccagacttttgatcttcaatgataaaaatgaatggtaaagaaacatttttttctaatgttttaaaatatctctgaataaaatattagtaaaataatcaaaacataattggggtattcaatgtcatacaactgttgtgatttttttaaacaaaatgtagttgtcccacactattgctgtaatttctaccacaacactgtaatgtccctttaaacagtttgtatgaaagattgtttgggtagtttctatggcgataaacagtgacatcagagcacatgtatatagcgccaaatcacaacaaacagttgccccaaggcactttatattgtaaggcaatggtgtggtggaaattacatttacaaggccaatagtgcctgtagttaaagaatcacccatttacgtGACCCATTTGTTTCAGTGCAGCGAGAGTTAATCTGCTCCGAGGTCAAAGGGAAAATGCGCAGTAACCTGCTTCGTCTGCGTCTTCTGAGCCTCGTAATCCCAGAGGAGGAAACCAGGTGCCAAATTTTGCCACTTTGCACAGGCAAAATATGAAGTACAAAATACGAACAAGTGTGGCAGCTGTGGGGGTATTTTAAGTTATTTAATTTCAGAGTTATAATTGCGCAAAACATGCACACAGAATTGTCTGGATTATTTGCTGGTTTATTGTTATTTTCTGAatattgttttggttttttttcttcttcttcttttttgtcttttcagtagtttgggaggccctgtgacttgcactccagtgcaacttgtatAGTGAAAAATCACACACTCTGTATTATCATTAATAATAATTCTATCCAGGgcattcccaggaatcaaagcattaaataaaaataataaaagaataattgGCAAAATAAAGATGAACTACAGTAATGCATAAAAAAGAAACCCCAAATTAAACAGCTgatgtgcaaattaaaaaaaaattggtttgccTCTTCCAGAGGCATTTTTTGATGTGTTAAATTTGTACTTTGGAAAATATAGTAGATGTGAGTCTTCTTTAGAAAGTCTGACCATGTTTTTCGCATGCTTCCATCATCTACCAGCATTCTGTTGTCTGAGTGGACACTTAGGGACAAGTCCGTGAGCTCTTCAAGGAGGCACAAACTTTGTGTTGTGCACAAGAgttcaagacacacacacacacgcacacactcttgCGTCATCATGAGGTTTAAGGAAGCACTGATGCCCGTCATGCAGCGCCGAGTACAGGAAGGACATCAGAGGACACTTGTCTCTGTTTGCTGCAGGAAATGTCCTCGTAGATGTGAGCGAGCGTTTCCCACCGGCTACACGGTGAATGTGCTCATGTGTCACACCTGCGCGCCTCTCAGAACCTTTGGCTCCATCTGCCCTCCGACCAGGACTAACCTGCACACCGTGGCAGTTTTAGGGGGTACAGGGGTTCAATGACACCCCCAAGGGATGAACGACACTCTGATCACAGTCACTTATTTATTTTCAAAGTTGACTGTGTACTAAAGTAGTGACTGTGCTAAACACCGTGGATCTATTGTGTATGATTTTGGCTTTTTACCCTGAAGGACTGCAAGAAAACTCCAGGAAATTTGAGTCTGCTTCAGTCTGTCAGTTCTGCTTTGTCAGTTTACTCAAATAAGGTTTTAATGTCAATCTCAGGACTTCCTGGTATTCACCATCTAGCTGGGTTCGGTCTGCTGGTTACCCTGGCAGTGCAGCAAAGACAACTGTGGGTTGTGACTCATGGAAGATCATCTTctgcgccatctggtggtagtcTGTTGTCACTGCAACGGGTTCAGCTGAAAATAGACACACTAATGATTACTGGTGGCTGATGGATGTTTGTTTTGGATCATTCTTATATTTTGGGAGCAGGTTTTGTGGCTTCACTTTGGTCCTGACAAATGTCTTTATAAttaaatataatttgtttttaCAATCAATCATTTTGCCTCTTCAGTCTTAGAAATGGTGGGAGATAAAATGCACAAATTTCCAAAAAGTGAGGGGATGTCGACAAACAGCCCGAAACtctgattttatttttgttcatgacAAACTGTGTATCAAATTTAGCCTCTTTAAATCCAGTTAAACCAGTTTAAGGTTGACTCAGAGCCGTTTAAAAACAGGCCAGACGCAGCTattgacacatttatttatttaatagttGTTTTTAAACCACTTATAAACCACGTTAACTGAAATAAAGCAGAACATTTTCAAATCCTCATATTTGACAAGACGGAACGAGTTGTAATTTGGTTTCTGGTGAACATTAGTGGAATGTTTTTAATGACAAAAAAGTCGGTTTCCCTTTACCGCCTTTTAATACCCAGTTGTTTACACATTttggtgcaggaaaaaaaaaatctgaatgctGGAACTTGAAACCAGGTGTAATCGTCGGTGGAAAAAGAAGCGTTGTAGCGATCGGGAATGTTTTAAACATGCTTTAaaattttttcatgtttttccacAGACATGTCTGTCAGATTTAATTGCTGCAGATTCAGGCGTGATCTTGGGTAAAAGTAGCTGAAAGTGTACAATCTGCAGTAATTGGTCGTCTTCCTGACACGCTCCAACCCCCGAATCCTCACCAAAGTTATGTTTTTCCACAAGCGCAAAAACAGTTGTGTGAAGGAAATCACATGTATTTGTcagtattctgattatatttgtatGGATATAAAATGGTGTGTAATATAAATTTTGCCCGCATCCAATATGGAGATTGGAACCCAAAAATTGGACACAGATACTCTTTTGGAGTAACTCGAGCTTCTTGATGTCTCATTAAGCCTGTAATcgtttgtatttttaattatcATTAATGAGTCTTTCCTTCCTCTTCCTCAGATGTGCACCCCAGCCAACACACCAGCGACGCCCCCCAACTTCCCAGACGCGTTGACCATGTTCTCCCGGCTCAAGGCATCCGAGAGCTTCAACAGCAGCGGCAGTCCCATGGCCGCCTCTATGGCCACCTCACCCCCAGCGACCCATGTGGGCGGGTGGGGGGTCCAACCAAATGTACCTAATGTGCCCCAGCCTCCACAGGGACTCTGGACTCAGGGGCAGCCAGCTTCACAGCCCTGCCCCGCCTGGCCCACGGGTGTAAACCCCCACGGAGGCACTGAGCAGAAGGCTAGTGTAGCCATGGAGGCGGAGAGATGAAGCGCCACAACGGACTCAGTAGCCCTTCCCACCTCGGGCAGGGAGGAAAGCGGGGAGGGGTGGGCCATAATGGGTAGAAGTGAAGTGGGCTTCAATCTTTTTCCCAAAACTGCTGGggaggattggggggggggggggggggtgaggtgGAAAGAGATGGAAGCTACGTGCACCAAGAAAAACTGCGTGGACAATTAAAGGAAGAGGAGAAAACTAATGCAAATGTCAAAAGAAACGCACACGTAGTAATAAGAGAgaaatgtttttagttttttttttttcttaaataaatcCATAGATAAGAGAAATATTATTGaactaaaaaagaaagaaagaaatacaaaaaaaaaaagtcacacccAAGGATTCTGTGTAATGTTTCTGTTCAAGGCAgcaaaactaatttttttttgtttttaacttttacaccagtgtgtgtttgttttttcaaagcGCTGCTGTTGTGCGACCGCGTGCCGCACAAGGAGAGGAACGTTCAACGACTCCGACGTTACGCATGTGTGAGTGGGTGGCCGACTTTAGGACCCAAATGTACACGTCCACGCTCGCGTTTTCAAGGAAACGCCTCCATACTGTCGTTCCCACCATCAAGGTGGGACTTCTCTTACCTCGCCTGGTGGTCACCTGACTTCTTTCAGCCAATCAGGGATTCTTAAAACCAACCTTCACCGCTTAACAAGCAACACAGGACCTGTTTTTAAAGGTCCCCCCACCCCCTCACCCCTTCAGAAAAAGCAGCTGTCAGTCCAATTTAGCTAGCTAGCTGAAGATCGCTGCTTTTTCCTTCAGCAGCTTTAAGTCTGAACTTAACTGTTTTCTGGAGATTTTGGATATTTTGAAAAGAATGAAAATCATGTAATATATATTATTTGTGatggttgttttattttgaaggttaAAAGGAGGTGGCTCTGAAAACAGGTTGGACAAACAAATttgagcttttattttgaaaaatcaaagcagctaaaaaaaaagaaaaacggccACAGATTTAAAACCATGATTCCATCTTTGACTCTTTGTAAACAGATTTGCCACTTTGCATGATATGTTCATAACGTGTAACATCTTTTGTAGCAAACATACCTGAGGTCGACGCGTGTTCATGGGGCGGGGTTAAAGGTCGGGGGCCGGGTGGTGGGTTTTGTAAAACAGTGTGGTCAAAATAATCAGTTATCATACAAATGACAattttcaaaaaatgtttttttttttttgtttgttttttttaatcaaagtttaaGTAAAGAAATTGGTTTGGAAAATTTCAAGACGCCCTCTACAGGTTGTTTGGGGACACTACAGACTACTTTCAGATACACATTAGTGTGTTGATACACTCTGTGTTACTGTTagagggttttattttttttacactgaCTCGTCTCCGATGTATAGATTGTATTGATAACGCGGTGGCGTTTGTCAGCGATGACCCTGATAAGTTGCaatatttaacatttttaaaaactgGGTTATGCTCCTTTTACAGTTTCTCCTGTTTGGAACTTTTTCCCACTTGatattggaagaaaaaaaaattttagtAGTTATGTGTCAGTTCAAAAAAATGACAATAGGAATATTCTGGGTATTATAATAAGAAGGCCAATCTCATCATTTGGTTGAATTggagctttttgtttgtttgtttgtttttgggcggGCTTGTTCTTAAATGGTTACTCatctatgcccccccccccccccccccccgtatgaCTGTATGAGACCATTCCCACAATATTTGTGGACTACCTGATAATTAACTTATAATTTTTTTGTGAACCTAAATAAATATTCTATGTCAACCAGGTTGATGTGGTTTGGTTTGTTTGAGGACGTCAGTGCAGCGGTACGTGGTTCTGGACTGGAGGTCTTCACAGGTCTGTTTGGATCCGAGTAATGTCGACCCGTGTCCTTGTTCAGGCTGATTACACGCTCCATTGTGatgtcagctttttttttttttaggtgagaAGGTGAAGCTGATTTCACACCTCATGACCACCGACAGAGCCAGACCCCATATGTGCACGGTGACACCTCGCTGTGAATATCTTCACTGACCTTGTTAACTGACCGTATTCTAAGCTTGTGTCTGTGATATTGGATGTGCTCTCTGTAAAATGACCTGACTCCGCGCCAAttccacaaaaataaaaaaaatacaacgtTGGACAACCTGTAGATCTTTCTGCCGCCTACTGGACATGTGTGGACTAGTTGCATGGAAGTATTTTAAAAGTCACTCACCTGCGACAGAAAtgactttgtgacatcataaggggaGAATGGTGACAAAAACGAAGGAAGGAAGATCCGAGCCGCAGCAGCGGGACACAGAGACAGCGACACGGTGTTCACGCAGGGACAGCGAGCTTCCTTATCAAACGGGATTTTGTCTCTCAGTCCGCTCGTCTGCAGCGCCTCGTCCTCACTGTGAGGCCGCTCGGCGACCACAGCAGGACATTGACTCGATGAAACATTAATGATCCTGTGGGGATCAGGTCTGTGCAGGTCCAAGAAATGAGACAGATGAAACAGAGTCAAATAAAATGTACAGATAAGATGTCCAGGTTTCTGTAGGACAGCATTTTGTTGAGTGCCGAAGCCCCACAGTCCCCTTTAGCCCCAAATGAAGTCCGCATCCTTAGTCCCCTCTAGTGGACTGTCGAGATCTGAAAATAGATTTCTGTCCGTCTCACCTGGATTATTATGTGGATCTGCACTAAAGTACTGAAATGGACAATCATGGGTTCCTGATTGCCTCACTTCGATCGTGACTGACGCACTCTGATCTGACgaatgagctttgatcctgatctttctTTGATCCTGCGCATAGAtcgttgatcctgattgctgcacTGTGATCCTAAATGGTGAGCTTTGATGCTAATTGCCTCACTCAGACCTTGATTGTTCCTGTTGAACCTAATCGCTGCCGTGTGATCGAGTGCTACAATTTAATCATGATTGCCACTCTCATCTTGGTTACTAACATATGATCCTGATTGGCAAGCTTTGATACTGATGGCTAATCACTGACCTGATTGCCACCGTGTGATCTCGATGGTTACTATTTGATGTTGATAGATAcaatttgattctgattggcACTCTTTGATGTTGATTACTAATATTTTATCCTGACTGTCAACCTTTGACCTTGATTGCTAATATTTGATCTTGATTAAtgtgctttgatcctgattgtcaCTCTATGAACTTTATAGATAGCATTTGATTCTGATCAGCAGCCTAATGCTTGATCCTAATTGAGCTTCGATCATCTTTGCTTCCATTTGATGCTGATCAGTGGGCTgtgatccagatttttttttttaaatcgttcTTGTGCTCAGAAAACATGAGTCAATGAACTGATGACTCCTCTGTAGTTCTTCTCGGTCTGGTGAACTACATATCTGTTGACAAATGTCTGTTgaaaagcaacaaaacaaaaccagaagcAGCTGTaatccccccccaccacacacacacgacaAAGCAGTGTCTACAGTGGTGGTTAGCATGTAAGCTACTTGTGCCACATAATGCATAAAATTCTGCCAGATCAAAGTATTAACAGAtccaaatgcacaaaatagctGCAGCTGGATGACGTGTGGCATTAAAACTGGTTTCCTTCGTCAAATTATCTTAGCAACTGCGCTAGCTAGCTATGCTAGCCCATGCTGTGTAGTCGCTCTCCATGCTAATGCCCTTTACTAGCGTGCAGCTAGCTCAAAATCAAGCATGTTGAGCTTGTGCGTGTAAAAATGTGGCTAAGCGCTGCTCATTCAGGATTAAATTTAAATGCTGGTTCTTGCACTTTTTATGTTGTTTGATTAAAGGGGATCCTGCAtttgatgatgtcacaaagtccttttttgtttttttgtttgttttgtgtttgttacaCGAGGGAACATAAAAGCGTCTTCATCGTTCTGGATTTTGTTGAACGTGTTAACGGACATGAACCTGATTTATGCAACGAGGAGctcaatttgacagaacaccggctctcagAACCACAAACAGCTGAGTCGTGCATGCGTGCACATGCGTGGATGCATGGATGTTTGGTGCTGCAACCAATCCCCCCCCACTAACTTCTGTTCATGTAACAGCCTGACACCTAGTGGCCGTTTCAGGAACACTGGGGTTTTGTTCATTCTTCAGTAAAATCTTTTGTTTCTCTCACATTTATTGCAGACCTGCTCCGACCCAAACCAAACCTCGATTACGGCCCGACTGCGGCACCTTAAAGCGAACGCAGAGGTAAAAATAAAGATGTGTCAGACAGGAAAAGGTCAGACGATAAGATTCATGAAAATCACCACTGGTGTGTTTACGATTTGTTTATTCTCACTCGGACAAATGGAGTGTTTGTTTGGAATATCAGTCGGATGTCAGGAACAGAGTCTGAGCTTCACTGATGCAACAGTGGGCAGATACcgtggggtcaaaggtcacgcTTTACAGCCAGGCAACTCATTGTGCTGAGTGATGTCAAAGTAGAAACATTTTCACCACCAGTTAATTTCACAAACCCAAAcgtactttttgtttgttttttttttttttttagctgagcTCATAAATATTTTGAATTGTAAATAATCTTTGATTATTATTAAGCATTAAAAGGTGAtcgggatctggatctggatcctgaTGGCTGCTGAGTGGATTAGCATTTTTTATTTCGCAGGTACTCATTTGTTTGTGCTCCACACGACCGTGTGGCTCCATCACAGATGTTGAACCTGTTGTTGACATGAACTTTCAAAAAAATCATGCACGTCCCGCCTGGTGAGCAGCTTTTTACCGATGAGCTCCCCAAAGCCAAACGTACAGCCCGGCTTCAATTGGATCTCCTAGGACCAAACTGCATTAAAAAGGTCTTGATTGTGGTCTCTGAACCAGCTTGGCTCTCCACCTTGTTGACCCATCTTGTGAAGATGTCAGAACCAGAACTACTGCAGGAAGGACAGTTGGAACCTGGTCAGTACCTGGTACCGTTGTGCGTCCCCTCATCGCTGGCACTTATTGAGGTTCGACTGCAGCACCTTCAGAAGAGGCGAGCGGCCCTTTTGAGGAGTCTGACCACCGACGGAACCAAAGATGAAGGTGAGTAACTGAAACCAACAGGAccatgattttaaagttcacatagtgtttaaaaaaaaaaaaagatgataatCAGTTTGATGGCAgcattttttattaaaaaaattattacatTCCAGTCCTTGAAGTTCTTCTCTTTCTTTGTGCACGTGTTCTCTGTGCGACCTTTTCAGCGGGCGGCAACAACAGCGAGCGACTGGTGGAACTTGAATCCATCCAGAAGGAGATGAAGGAGCTGCAGCTGAAACGGGAGGAGCTGCAGCAACACGACGGAACAAAAAATTACTGCAcaccaaacacacgcacacacacacaccaaacacacgcACGTtatcatctcacacacacacacaccaaacacacgcATGTTACCATCTCACACACACTAAACACACGCATGTTATCATCTCACAAACACCAAACACGGGCACGTTatcatctctcacacacacacacacacacacacatcaaacacGGGCAtgttatctcacacacacacaaaactgggtgattcttagactacgggcacttatgtcctttgatcatattgtatgaaaaacagaaaaaaggggaaatttcacacttttatagttatctttacaatgaaagtgtgttaagaactttgttctagtagtctatgatgactttttcaccttttttcagcatcattatatgcaaatattgccgttttgtgcttgtcccacacccagacttttgatcttcaatgataatgaatggtaaagaaatgtttttttctaatgttttaaaatatctttgaataaaatatcagtaaaataatcaaaacataattggggtattcaatgtcatacaactgttgtgtttttttttaacaaaatgtagttgtcccacactattgcggtaatttccaccacaacactgtaatgtccctttaaacagtttgtatgaaagattgtttgggtagtttctatggagataaacaatgacatcagagcacatgtatatagcgccaaatcacaacaaacagttgccccaaggcgctttatattgtaaggcaatggtgtggtggaaaatacatttacaaggccaataatgcccgtagttaaagaatcacccaactaTGTGATCCTAACAgactaacattagcatgaaaactcactagtCCCATAACACAATGCCAATGTTACCCATGAAAACTTACTGGtgtcacataatgtgatgctaacagACTAACATTAGTATGAAAAATTATTAGCATCACATAACACAGCGCTAATGTTAACATGAAAACTAGCTGGCATGACACAATATGATACTAAGAGACTAACAtcagcatgaaaactcactagtcacataacataatcaatcaatcaatcaacttttttcttgtatagcgccaaatcacaacaaacagttgccccaaggcgctccacattgcaaggcaaggccatacaataattatgaaacacagtctacgtctaaagcaacataaccaagggatggtccagggtcacccgatccagccctaactataagccttagcgaaaaggaaagttttaagcctaatcttaaaagtagagagggtatctgtctccctgatctgaattgggagctggttccacaggagaggagcctgaaagctgaaggctctgcctcccattctactcttacaaaccctaggaactacaagtaagcccgcagtctgagagcgaagcgctctaatggggtaatatggtactacgaggtccctaagataagatgggacctgattattcaaaaccttataagtaagaagaagaattttaaattctattctagcattaacaggaagccaatgaagggaggccaacacgggtgagatatgctctctcctgctagtccccgtcagtactctagctgcagcattctgaaccaactgaaggctttttagggaacttttaggacaacctgataataatgaattacaatagtccagcctagaggaaacaaatgcatgaattagtttttcagcatcactctgagacaagacctttctgattttagagatattgcgtaaatgcaaaaaggcagtcctacatatttgtttaatatgcgctttgaatgacatatcctgatcaaaaataactccaagatttctcacagtattactagagatcagggaaatgccatccagagtaacgatctggttagacaccatgcttctaagatttgtggggccaagtacaataacttcagttttatctgagtttaaaagcaggaaattagaggtcatccatgtctttatgtctgtaagacaatcctgcagtttagctaattggtgcgtatcctctggcttcatggatagataaagctgggtatcatctgcgtaacaatgttaATGTTAATCATTAAACCTACTGGTGTCGCATAACGTGACCTATCACATTATCGCATAATGTGACAGATCTCACTAGTCACATAATGTAATGCTAATGTTACCATGGaaacatgctgttgtcacaatGTGATGCTAACAGACGAACATTAGTATGAAATCTCACTAGTCACATAACGTAATGCTAATGTTACCATGGAAACTTGCTGTTGTCACAATGTGATGCTAACAGACTAACAGTATGAAATGTCACTAGTCACATAACGTAATGCTAATGTTACCATGGAAACATGCTATTttcacataatgtgatgctaacagACTACCATTAGTATGAAATTACTAGTCACATAATGGTAATGTTACCATGGAAACTTGCTGTTttcacataatgtgatgctaacaCACTAATATTAGTATGAAATGTCACTAGTCACATAACCTAATGCTAATGTtaccatgaaaacttgctagcatcacataacgtAATGCTAGTGCGCTAACATTTGCATGAGCCAAGTGCCTTAAGGTAATTATAGTGTGTGTCTTTGTTTCAAAGGTGGTACAGTAATAAATCAAATGTTGTGTTGTGCAGTAAATTCGGGGTCGATCCATGTGATGCCAAGTGTCCAAACAGACGCGGTAACACCAGGTAAATCACAGTAACCTCATGTCATTGCTCATGCCGACGCCCCCTCCTTAACTGTTTTCTCTCTGTCCCGTGGTGAAGTTGCTGTCCTCGCGCGGACGTCAGCCGTCACCCAGTGTCCGTCCTGTCGACAGGTCATCTCCACAGAAACCCACAGCACAGTCAGCTGGGTGATGTGGACCATTTGTTGCCTCTCCTCTATGTTAGggtgtgtatgtttgtttttttctgtggccTTTGACCCGTTACATTTTGACAAGTTTTTTTTGTCGCAGACGTTGACTTGCTGTCCTCCTCTCAGGTGCGTTGCCGGCTGCTGTTTGTTGCCGTTCTGCGTGGACAGACTGAGGGACGTGCATCACCATTGCCCCCGCTGCCAGACGCACATCCATACCTACCAACCATTCTGACGCAGTGGTCACCACGGTAACGGCCACGGAAACTTCAATCTTAACCTAAATTTACACCAAACGGGTCAAAACCCAGATGAAATCTCAAACTCCAAAGCAGAAACTGGATCAAAGTCCTTTGAAATGAAAACTGATTAATACCAgatatgtatttttgtttttaactgatcTAAACTTTTGGAACAATGTTAATtgacataaataagtgtttttttttttaaagaggataAACTGGTTCAAAGGCAGAGTTAAAACTTGTCAAACcaacagttattttttttttttcttcttaactGGTTTTAAACAGGAAACTGCTGGTTAATAAGTATCTTTTTCCTGGTGTTAGGaggctatttttttttaaacataatggaAATTAATCAGGCCAATATGCAAACGGCGACACGCGATGAGAGCCGCTTTCAAATCCAGTTTTACCATCAAACCACAAAGACTTTTAAagatttaaattattgtttggggTTCAACCAACAAGTTTCACTGACTCAgcaatgagtaaaaaaaaaaaaaaaaaaaggtaaatgctGAAGGTTTGAAGTGTGAATAGTTGAGTATGGTGGCCAAGAAGTGCAAAACAAGTTTTTCAgaacagtgctttttttttttttttgcagcttacTGTAGTTTTGGAATGTATGAACTAAAATATTTAGTGATGATTAATGTGTTTCCAAAACTGGTTCCCAATGCTGTGTTTTGCATTTTAGGGTTGTTTAAAATGTTTagttaaaaaatgtattcaaaccacacaaagacacaaacataattttgttttaattgagatatacacacacacagtgttctgGATTTCATAACCACCGTTTCAAGCTGACTATTTAAGACaaattttaaatattaattttaatCTTAAAATCCATATAATGCAGGTGCATGCTGaagttcaaggtcaaaggtcatttccTTCAACAGTGCAGAAAAACATTACGAGTTCTCTAACCTCGCTAATAATCAAAAATAACTGTTTGATTAGAAATAATGTAATCTGCATGTTTTTCACATGACACCAGATTTTATTGACACGAAGGCATACAGCACTTCTATACAATTTACGTATTTACACAATAGAGCCCGTGGATGTTACACATGTATAAAAATATCCATTACAtctatataaatatgtacataatgtGCAAAACGTATGGCGTACAAACAGGCGCGGCaccgtctgtggaggacgttcaGCGACGATTAAGGAAATAAATCAACCGCTGGTTGATCGGTGCGTCTGGTAGAGCCACGAGATTTTGGTTGTTagaaagaaataataaaaaacaaaacaaaagtacacacattacaCGTGA harbors:
- the ubald1a gene encoding UBA-like domain-containing protein 1 gives rise to the protein MDELKHQVMINQFVLTAGCAADQAKQLLQAAHWQFETALSAFFQETNIPYGHHHHQMMCTPANTPATPPNFPDALTMFSRLKASESFNSSGSPMAASMATSPPATHVGGWGVQPNVPNVPQPPQGLWTQGQPASQPCPAWPTGVNPHGGTEQKASVAMEAER